The proteins below come from a single Thermodesulfobacteriota bacterium genomic window:
- a CDS encoding DNA polymerase III subunit alpha — MTAETPDFVHLHVHTQYSLLDGAIRIDDLLDRANQFAMHSVAITDHGTMFGAVDFYEKANQAGIKPIIGCECYLAPRSLKDKTPQDNKGLSHLILLAENQEGYKNLCRLVTVAQLEGFYYKPRIDREILAELSTGLIGLSACLHGEIPTLIRRDRIDDADDAVRRYLDIFGEGNFFLEVQNNGIDVQEKVNLGLLEMSQRLSIGLVASNDCHYLNKEDVRAHDVLLCIQTGKTVHDFDRLKFRTDQLYFKSKPEMVQSFGKYPGALENTVDIANRCNLQFDFSTYHFPKFDLKADQTEDEVFEERVRQGFSRIIRRIRAKNIKADEKVYQDRLDYEISVIKDMGFSGYFLIVADFIQYAKDHHVPVGPGRGSAAGSLVAFSLGITDLDPLEYGLIFERFLNPARKSMPDIDVDFCINGREEIFKYVVGRYGGGDYVAQIITYGKLKPRAVIRDVGRALDIPLREVDSIAKMVPDVLNISLDDALKQEPKLARMAKEKPEVGDLISICRVLEGLPRHASTHAAGVVIADKPLVEYLPLYKGKKGEVVTQFDMKVVEKIGLVKFDFLGLRNLTVIADTLSLIKRQGKKPPDMENLDLADADTYRLLSSGDTTGVFQLESSGMKDLLVRLKPECFDDVIALVALYRPGPMESGMIDDYVDRKHGRKKVEYIVDELEPILKETYGVIVYQEQVMKIAGVLANYKMAEADDLRKAMGKKIQSIMAKHRVRFMGGALENNIPSAKAKMLFDLIEKFGGYGFNKSHSAAYALIAYQTAYLKAHFPVEFMASLLTSEMHSTDGVVKYIAECRGHDIEILPPDISESDKKFVVTGSKIRFGLVAVKNVGESAIEAIIEARNQHKFSSLFEFCEQVDLKRVNKRVVESLIKCGAFDSTGAKRSQMLASLEDALDYGQRVQKERNDPQMSLFDTGETQQLINMPVLPSIEEFDERKRLAFEKESLGFYISGHPLNRYEDLLGKFTNINAVSINEIKDGGMARIGGIVAHTKVIKTKKGDLMAFVSLEDMHGSVEAVVFSSVYSLISDQLFEDNPVIIEGRVQKDEKSVKIIAETIIPVDQAEETWTASVHLYVEMARANRKLLTDLKTVLQKHPGTCKAFVHMRSDEKAETIIEVDDRLKVKAGLPLTRDVTRLLGYHAIETTCRKASAAIKSNHFNGNRKNGRYRHA; from the coding sequence ATGACAGCTGAAACACCCGATTTCGTGCATCTGCACGTTCACACCCAGTACAGTCTTCTGGACGGGGCCATCAGGATAGACGATCTGTTGGACCGTGCAAACCAGTTCGCCATGCACTCGGTGGCCATTACCGATCATGGTACCATGTTCGGGGCGGTCGATTTTTATGAAAAGGCAAATCAAGCGGGAATCAAACCGATTATCGGATGCGAATGCTATCTGGCTCCCAGAAGTCTGAAGGATAAAACGCCCCAAGACAACAAAGGACTTTCCCATCTGATTCTTTTGGCTGAAAACCAGGAAGGGTATAAAAATCTGTGCAGGCTGGTGACTGTGGCCCAGCTTGAAGGATTCTACTATAAACCCCGCATCGATCGGGAGATTTTAGCAGAATTAAGCACAGGGCTGATCGGGCTTTCAGCCTGCCTTCACGGAGAAATACCCACGCTGATTAGAAGAGACAGGATCGATGACGCGGATGATGCAGTCCGCAGGTATCTGGATATCTTTGGCGAAGGCAATTTTTTTCTTGAAGTTCAAAACAACGGCATCGATGTTCAGGAAAAGGTGAACCTGGGCTTGTTGGAAATGAGCCAAAGGCTGTCTATCGGACTGGTGGCCAGCAACGACTGCCATTATCTAAATAAAGAGGACGTTCGTGCCCACGATGTGCTGTTGTGTATTCAGACCGGCAAGACCGTTCATGATTTCGACCGCTTAAAATTCAGAACCGATCAGCTTTATTTCAAATCCAAACCAGAGATGGTCCAATCTTTCGGGAAATATCCTGGTGCACTTGAGAACACCGTTGATATTGCCAACAGGTGCAATCTCCAATTCGATTTTTCCACCTATCATTTTCCCAAATTTGATTTAAAGGCAGATCAAACGGAAGATGAGGTGTTTGAAGAAAGAGTTCGCCAGGGATTCAGCAGGATCATTCGGCGCATAAGGGCAAAAAACATCAAAGCGGACGAAAAGGTTTATCAAGACCGTCTGGATTACGAAATTTCAGTGATAAAAGACATGGGATTTTCCGGGTATTTTCTGATTGTGGCCGATTTCATCCAGTATGCCAAAGACCACCATGTTCCGGTGGGACCCGGCCGGGGATCCGCCGCCGGAAGTCTGGTGGCGTTCTCGCTGGGAATTACCGATTTGGACCCTTTGGAGTATGGTTTGATCTTCGAGCGGTTTTTAAATCCGGCACGAAAAAGCATGCCTGATATTGATGTGGATTTTTGTATAAACGGCAGGGAAGAAATCTTTAAATACGTGGTGGGAAGATACGGCGGCGGTGATTATGTGGCACAGATTATTACTTACGGTAAGCTCAAACCCCGGGCGGTGATTCGTGATGTGGGGCGTGCCCTTGATATCCCGCTTAGGGAAGTAGATTCCATTGCGAAAATGGTTCCGGATGTGCTGAACATCAGCCTGGATGACGCCTTGAAACAGGAGCCGAAACTTGCCAGAATGGCCAAGGAAAAACCCGAGGTGGGAGATCTTATCAGTATCTGCCGCGTTTTGGAAGGACTGCCGCGACATGCCTCCACCCATGCAGCAGGTGTGGTGATTGCAGACAAGCCCCTGGTTGAATACCTGCCGCTTTACAAAGGGAAAAAGGGTGAGGTGGTCACCCAGTTTGACATGAAAGTCGTTGAGAAAATCGGTTTGGTCAAGTTCGATTTCCTCGGCCTGCGCAACCTGACCGTGATTGCCGATACCCTGTCGCTGATTAAACGGCAGGGGAAAAAACCACCGGACATGGAGAACCTCGATTTAGCAGATGCCGATACATATCGCCTGTTGTCATCCGGAGACACCACCGGTGTTTTCCAGCTGGAAAGTTCAGGGATGAAAGATCTTCTGGTCAGGTTGAAACCGGAGTGCTTTGATGATGTCATCGCGCTGGTGGCACTGTATCGCCCCGGGCCCATGGAAAGTGGAATGATCGACGACTACGTGGACCGGAAACACGGCAGGAAAAAAGTGGAGTACATTGTTGACGAGCTGGAGCCGATTTTAAAAGAGACATACGGGGTCATTGTATATCAGGAGCAGGTGATGAAGATTGCCGGGGTGCTGGCCAATTATAAAATGGCCGAAGCCGATGATCTCAGGAAGGCCATGGGAAAGAAAATACAGTCCATTATGGCCAAACACAGGGTGCGCTTTATGGGCGGGGCACTGGAAAACAATATCCCATCGGCCAAGGCAAAAATGTTATTCGATCTGATCGAAAAGTTCGGCGGGTATGGATTTAACAAGTCCCACAGCGCGGCCTATGCATTGATCGCCTATCAGACCGCTTATCTGAAAGCTCACTTCCCGGTGGAGTTCATGGCGTCACTCCTTACCAGTGAAATGCATTCCACCGACGGGGTGGTCAAATATATTGCGGAATGCCGAGGTCACGATATCGAGATTCTTCCCCCTGATATTAGTGAGAGTGATAAAAAATTTGTGGTGACCGGCTCCAAGATAAGGTTTGGGCTGGTTGCGGTAAAAAACGTAGGGGAGAGCGCCATCGAAGCGATTATTGAAGCCAGAAACCAGCATAAGTTTTCTTCCCTGTTTGAGTTTTGTGAACAGGTCGATTTGAAAAGGGTAAATAAACGGGTGGTAGAAAGTCTGATAAAATGCGGCGCATTCGACTCTACCGGCGCAAAGCGCTCTCAAATGCTGGCTTCCCTGGAAGATGCCCTGGACTACGGGCAGAGGGTTCAAAAAGAAAGAAATGATCCCCAGATGAGTCTGTTTGATACGGGAGAAACCCAACAGTTAATCAATATGCCGGTTTTGCCGTCCATTGAAGAGTTTGATGAGCGGAAGCGGCTGGCTTTTGAAAAGGAATCACTGGGCTTTTATATCAGCGGTCACCCGTTAAACCGATACGAAGATCTTCTGGGAAAATTTACCAACATCAATGCAGTGTCAATAAATGAGATAAAAGATGGCGGGATGGCCAGAATAGGAGGGATCGTTGCCCATACCAAGGTGATCAAGACCAAAAAAGGGGACCTGATGGCTTTTGTGAGCCTGGAGGATATGCATGGCTCTGTTGAAGCCGTTGTTTTTTCTTCGGTCTATTCGCTCATCAGCGACCAGCTTTTCGAAGATAATCCGGTGATTATTGAGGGAAGAGTACAAAAGGATGAAAAGAGCGTAAAAATTATTGCTGAAACCATCATCCCGGTGGATCAGGCGGAGGAGACCTGGACAGCCAGCGTTCATTTATATGTGGAAATGGCCCGGGCAAACCGGAAGCTGCTCACAGATCTTAAGACTGTTCTGCAGAAGCATCCCGGGACATGCAAGGCATTTGTTCATATGCGCAGCGATGAAAAGGCAGAAACCATCATTGAGGTTGATGATAGGCTGAAAGTGAAAGCTGGGTTACCCTTAACCCGTGACGTGACGAGATTGCTGGGATATCATGCCATTGAAACCACCTGCAGAAAAGCGTCTGCGGCAATTAAATCCAACCATTTCAATGGAAACCGGAAAAATGGGAGATATAGACATGCATGA
- a CDS encoding YkgJ family cysteine cluster protein, translating to MDKKIDQLQSIYQAFETQAADYKQKAACRKGCAYCCTDAGRIDITTLEGLVILKKIRSLPRARQLKVNKALAADLTRREKGQRSACPFLMKNQACMIYQIRPFSCRRIYSVRECSPDHPPMLSRQVMNMAEKAIRELQILDDTGYSGHISYIMHMLAAAKFLSTYQAGEHKPEEVMAFGKTHGIVINLNAQIPHPH from the coding sequence ATGGATAAAAAAATCGATCAACTCCAATCGATCTATCAGGCCTTCGAAACACAGGCGGCTGATTATAAACAAAAGGCGGCCTGCCGCAAAGGCTGTGCGTATTGCTGCACCGATGCAGGACGCATCGATATCACTACCCTGGAAGGGCTGGTGATCCTGAAAAAAATCCGTAGCCTGCCCCGGGCCCGGCAACTCAAAGTAAATAAGGCCCTTGCGGCCGACTTAACCAGGAGGGAAAAGGGGCAGCGCTCGGCCTGCCCCTTTTTGATGAAAAACCAGGCCTGCATGATCTATCAAATCCGTCCCTTTTCCTGCCGCAGGATCTATTCTGTTCGCGAATGCAGCCCGGACCATCCACCCATGTTAAGCCGCCAGGTCATGAACATGGCGGAAAAGGCCATCCGGGAGCTTCAGATATTGGACGACACCGGTTATTCCGGTCATATCTCTTATATCATGCATATGCTGGCAGCAGCGAAATTTTTATCCACCTACCAGGCCGGTGAGCACAAACCCGAAGAGGTGATGGCCTTTGGCAAAACCCATGGTATCGTTATAAACTTAAATGCACAGATTCCTCATCCGCATTAA
- a CDS encoding DegT/DnrJ/EryC1/StrS family aminotransferase, with product MKVPLLDLKAQYQSIREEILQVTQEVYESQYFILGPKVEALEKEIAQYCSSTYATGVSSGTDALLISLVAADIGPDDVVITTPYTFFATAGSISRTGAVPVFVDIDPDTYNISTGEVENTIDAMTKDQKSRLRAIMPVQLYGQCADMDPILQIAKQYDLLVIEDAAQAIGAEYKGKRAGSMGDFGCFSFFPSKNLGAFGDGGMVTTSSDQLYEKLKILRVHGSHPKYYHKIVGGNFRLDALQAAVISVKLKYLDGWTASRQKNAATYRQLFSTAGLDSIKLPFESQGRHIYNQFVISVPDKRDDLRLFLQENGIGTEVYYPVPMHLQECFSYLSYRQGDFPVSEYAGSHTLALPIYPELTDDQQAYVVEKIKEFF from the coding sequence ATGAAAGTACCTTTACTTGATTTAAAAGCACAGTATCAGTCGATCAGAGAGGAAATTTTACAAGTCACCCAAGAGGTTTACGAAAGCCAGTATTTTATCCTTGGGCCCAAGGTGGAAGCACTTGAAAAAGAGATTGCCCAATATTGCTCATCCACCTACGCCACCGGGGTTTCATCTGGAACAGATGCGCTGTTAATCTCGCTGGTGGCTGCGGATATCGGACCTGACGACGTTGTGATAACCACACCTTATACCTTTTTTGCCACCGCAGGCTCGATTTCCCGTACCGGCGCGGTGCCTGTTTTTGTGGATATAGACCCGGACACCTATAACATTTCAACCGGTGAAGTAGAAAACACCATTGATGCAATGACAAAGGATCAAAAATCAAGGCTCAGGGCCATCATGCCGGTTCAACTGTATGGCCAGTGTGCGGACATGGACCCGATTTTACAGATAGCCAAACAGTACGATTTGCTTGTAATAGAAGATGCGGCGCAGGCCATCGGCGCAGAGTACAAAGGGAAACGGGCGGGTTCCATGGGAGATTTCGGATGTTTTTCATTTTTTCCCTCCAAAAATCTGGGCGCTTTTGGCGACGGCGGAATGGTGACCACCAGTTCAGATCAATTATATGAAAAACTGAAAATCCTGCGGGTTCACGGATCTCATCCCAAGTATTACCATAAAATTGTCGGGGGAAATTTTCGACTGGACGCCCTTCAGGCAGCGGTTATTTCAGTCAAGCTGAAATACCTTGACGGCTGGACAGCCTCGCGGCAAAAGAATGCAGCCACATACAGACAGTTGTTTTCCACTGCAGGCCTGGACAGTATAAAGCTTCCGTTTGAAAGCCAGGGACGTCATATTTATAACCAGTTTGTCATCAGTGTGCCGGACAAAAGGGATGATCTGCGCCTGTTTCTTCAGGAAAACGGGATAGGAACGGAGGTTTATTATCCCGTTCCCATGCATCTCCAGGAATGCTTTTCCTACCTGAGTTACAGACAGGGCGATTTCCCGGTTTCCGAATACGCAGGCTCGCACACGCTGGCCCTTCCAATATACCCTGAGCTGACGGATGATCAACAGGCATATGTGGTGGAAAAGATCAAAGAATTCTTTTAG
- a CDS encoding THUMP domain-containing protein yields MTRLASRCLAPLLSFHCHDTDTLYQRAKQIQWEDFFVDRSTFAVWGTVSDSAISHSKYASLRLKDAVADYFKEKSGKRPDVSIRNPDILVDLHIRHDRATISLDTSGGALHRRGYREETVPAPMQETVAAAIIRFTKWTGSCPLYDPVCGPGTLLCEALMRYCRIPSGIFRNKFGFECLPDFDRSIWKQVKQEADAGIRELPQGLISGSDLSEEAVTAARINIMGLHYGKNVRIEITDFRKLPAIEGQVMVANPPYGIRLGEEENLDAFYRDLGDFLKQKCKGSTAYIYFGERDYIKKIGLKASWKKPIKAGGLDGRLVKYDMY; encoded by the coding sequence TTGACCCGGCTGGCTTCACGTTGCCTGGCGCCGCTGCTATCATTTCATTGTCATGATACCGATACGCTATACCAGAGGGCAAAACAGATACAATGGGAAGATTTTTTTGTCGATCGCAGCACCTTTGCCGTCTGGGGAACTGTTTCCGACAGTGCGATTTCTCATTCAAAGTATGCCTCACTTCGCCTTAAAGATGCGGTGGCCGATTATTTCAAGGAAAAATCGGGAAAACGCCCTGATGTGTCTATCAGGAATCCTGATATCCTGGTTGATCTTCATATCAGGCATGACAGAGCTACCATAAGCCTCGACACGTCGGGAGGCGCACTTCACCGGAGAGGGTACCGCGAGGAAACCGTACCGGCCCCCATGCAGGAAACCGTGGCGGCCGCGATTATTAGATTTACCAAATGGACCGGATCCTGCCCTTTGTATGATCCCGTGTGCGGTCCGGGAACACTTTTGTGCGAAGCGCTCATGCGGTACTGTCGTATTCCTTCGGGCATTTTCAGAAATAAATTCGGTTTTGAATGTCTGCCTGACTTTGACCGTTCTATCTGGAAGCAGGTTAAGCAAGAGGCCGATGCTGGCATCCGGGAATTGCCGCAGGGACTGATCTCAGGCAGTGATCTGTCCGAAGAAGCGGTGACTGCGGCGAGGATAAACATCATGGGGCTTCATTACGGAAAGAATGTAAGGATTGAAATCACGGACTTCAGAAAGTTGCCTGCTATAGAGGGGCAGGTGATGGTGGCAAACCCTCCTTATGGTATTCGTCTGGGGGAAGAAGAGAACCTTGATGCATTTTACCGGGATCTCGGTGATTTTCTGAAGCAGAAATGCAAAGGTTCAACCGCTTATATTTACTTCGGAGAGCGCGATTATATAAAAAAAATCGGTCTGAAAGCCTCCTGGAAAAAGCCGATCAAGGCAGGCGGGCTTGACGGGAGGCTGGTTAAGTACGACATGTACTGA
- a CDS encoding mannose-1-phosphate guanylyltransferase, whose product MGDIDMHEVKNAVYPVLLAGGVGARLWPLSRELSPKQLIKLFGDESLLQSTLKRIIPVLNAENVRIVCGDKQVDETARQMGETGISSAGKIICEPCGRNTAPAILLAVLNILKDERDAVLCVFPADHVVGDHDAFQHKLESAIQLANEGFVVTFGIRPHYPETGYGYIEGEKALAYGARTIKRFVEKPDITTAKEYLKAGNFYWNSGMFAFRASVMLDEFNAFEPQLFTRMRNLVGGKQPVARVDYEKLPNISIDYAIMERTDKGAVLPSDFGWSDIGSFKSLYDFLPKDAKGNVKMGDVISQKAKNCLMIGSKRLVVANHVEDMVVVETSDAVFVSAMENTQDVKTVVAELKKKKRKEY is encoded by the coding sequence ATGGGAGATATAGACATGCATGAGGTGAAAAATGCGGTTTATCCGGTTCTGCTTGCCGGGGGGGTGGGGGCACGCCTGTGGCCGTTGTCACGAGAGCTTTCGCCCAAACAGCTGATTAAGCTTTTTGGGGATGAGTCTCTGTTGCAAAGCACCCTCAAACGGATCATTCCGGTTCTCAATGCGGAAAACGTAAGAATTGTGTGCGGGGACAAGCAGGTGGACGAGACGGCAAGGCAGATGGGAGAAACGGGCATTTCGTCTGCCGGTAAAATTATCTGTGAGCCTTGCGGCAGGAATACCGCTCCTGCCATATTGCTGGCGGTGTTAAACATACTCAAAGATGAAAGGGATGCGGTTTTATGTGTTTTTCCTGCAGATCATGTGGTTGGTGATCATGATGCTTTTCAACATAAACTTGAATCAGCCATACAGCTTGCCAATGAGGGCTTTGTGGTGACTTTCGGCATCAGGCCCCATTACCCGGAAACAGGTTATGGATATATTGAAGGGGAGAAAGCGCTGGCTTACGGGGCACGGACCATTAAGAGATTTGTGGAAAAACCGGATATAACAACGGCAAAAGAGTACTTAAAAGCTGGCAACTTTTACTGGAACAGCGGAATGTTTGCCTTCAGGGCATCTGTCATGCTGGATGAATTTAACGCCTTTGAGCCACAGCTTTTTACCAGAATGAGAAACTTGGTTGGGGGCAAACAGCCGGTGGCCAGGGTGGATTATGAAAAACTGCCCAATATATCCATTGACTATGCCATCATGGAAAGAACGGACAAAGGAGCTGTGTTGCCCTCGGATTTCGGGTGGAGTGATATCGGATCGTTCAAATCGCTGTATGATTTTTTACCAAAGGATGCTAAGGGTAATGTGAAGATGGGCGATGTGATTTCCCAAAAGGCCAAAAACTGTTTGATGATTGGCAGCAAGAGGCTGGTGGTGGCAAATCATGTTGAAGACATGGTGGTGGTGGAGACATCCGATGCGGTATTTGTTTCAGCAATGGAGAACACTCAGGATGTCAAAACCGTTGTGGCGGAGCTGAAGAAAAAAAAACGAAAAGAATATTGA
- a CDS encoding helix-turn-helix transcriptional regulator, giving the protein MKNIFGSYIREKREALKVRDSRYSLRQVAIRVGIEPSYLSKLERGEQKYLSEEKIIALANDLNEDHDILLALSGKISQDIQEIIRKRPKLFAQLIRDLKDMPDQAVVRIVREVRDGKW; this is encoded by the coding sequence ATGAAAAATATATTCGGCAGCTACATCAGAGAAAAAAGAGAGGCCCTTAAAGTAAGGGACTCCCGCTACTCGCTCAGACAGGTGGCCATACGGGTGGGAATTGAGCCATCCTATCTAAGCAAGCTGGAGCGTGGAGAACAAAAATACCTGTCGGAAGAAAAAATTATCGCCCTGGCGAATGACCTTAATGAAGACCATGATATTCTGCTGGCTCTGAGTGGTAAGATTTCACAGGACATCCAGGAAATTATCAGAAAACGCCCCAAACTGTTTGCACAATTGATACGCGACCTAAAAGACATGCCGGATCAGGCGGTGGTGCGTATCGTTCGTGAAGTGCGAGACGGTAAGTGGTAA
- a CDS encoding MFS transporter, protein MEQKQSIRRWVIFTIASLLFVLSQFYRASIAVIAPQLIADTGLNTRELSLISAAFFYAFALAQIPIGIYLDRFGARCTMTFLSLVAAVGALVFARADSFDGLMAGRLLLGIGMACNLMGTLKLLTMWFSPVRFATLAALVVSIGTAGNIMATTPLVLLVQTFGWRITFTLFSGSNLLLVIIFYVVVTDGPHSSIPSKQEDLRPSLGDTLSGIGNLFHTRDYWIISLGTFCRYGIFAAFQALWAGPFLMNVMGLSAITTGNMIFLMNIGLIFGGPVCGILSDRILKTRKGVVIGGLAGLSGILLVMAFLPASVNQGVLYALFFLCGIFSSSGMVMYSHIKERVPLNKAGAAMTGINFFTMAGAAVFLQGLGAMMQHFFPVATLGAAAFQTVFIVCSVCLAATALIYVQSRETLR, encoded by the coding sequence ATGGAACAAAAACAATCGATCAGAAGATGGGTGATCTTCACCATTGCATCCTTGCTGTTTGTGCTGTCACAGTTTTATCGGGCCTCCATTGCCGTCATCGCCCCTCAGCTGATTGCAGACACCGGGTTGAACACCAGAGAGTTAAGTCTGATATCGGCGGCGTTTTTCTATGCCTTTGCCCTGGCTCAGATCCCCATCGGTATTTATCTGGATCGGTTTGGGGCACGGTGTACCATGACTTTTCTGTCCTTGGTGGCTGCTGTGGGAGCCCTGGTGTTTGCCCGGGCGGATTCGTTTGACGGATTGATGGCCGGGCGCCTGTTACTGGGTATCGGTATGGCCTGCAATTTGATGGGGACGTTAAAGCTGCTCACCATGTGGTTCAGCCCGGTTCGATTTGCCACCCTCGCCGCGCTGGTGGTCTCCATTGGAACGGCCGGCAATATCATGGCGACCACCCCACTGGTACTGCTGGTGCAGACCTTTGGATGGCGAATCACCTTTACGCTGTTTTCCGGGTCCAACCTGCTGCTGGTAATTATTTTCTATGTCGTGGTGACCGACGGCCCCCATTCGAGCATTCCATCCAAACAAGAGGATTTGCGGCCGTCTTTGGGTGATACCCTGTCAGGGATTGGAAATTTATTTCATACCAGGGACTATTGGATCATCTCCCTGGGTACCTTTTGCCGTTACGGTATCTTTGCCGCCTTTCAGGCACTGTGGGCCGGGCCGTTTCTGATGAATGTGATGGGATTGTCCGCCATCACCACCGGGAATATGATTTTTCTCATGAATATCGGCCTGATCTTCGGCGGACCCGTGTGCGGTATTCTATCCGACCGGATCCTGAAAACACGCAAAGGGGTGGTGATAGGCGGTCTGGCAGGGCTATCCGGCATACTGCTGGTGATGGCGTTTTTACCCGCATCCGTCAATCAGGGGGTACTGTATGCGCTTTTTTTCCTGTGCGGCATATTCAGCAGTTCCGGCATGGTGATGTACTCCCATATTAAAGAACGGGTACCGCTGAATAAAGCGGGTGCGGCCATGACGGGAATTAACTTTTTCACTATGGCGGGTGCCGCGGTATTCCTCCAGGGTCTCGGCGCCATGATGCAACACTTTTTCCCGGTGGCCACCCTGGGCGCTGCGGCATTTCAAACCGTGTTCATCGTCTGTTCCGTATGCCTGGCCGCCACGGCCCTGATATATGTTCAATCCCGAGAAACCCTGAGATAA
- a CDS encoding cobalamin-dependent protein (Presence of a B(12) (cobalamin)-binding domain implies dependence on cobalamin itself, in one of its several forms, or in some unusual lineages, dependence on a cobalamin-like analog.) produces the protein MMMNTPPIHPLGTQARILLSSVFGPYAQDDQYGSRKINPMELYHNQVTRVQGVYSLRMFHRSFSLLMIQANIDAPCTVLDFPSLDRFIREVKTHSYDIIGVSSIGPNIGKVKAMCRLIREYQPNATVLVGGHIASMENLDKMVEVDRVVRGDGIRWLRKFIGQDPEAPVKHPMAYSAFGARILGVTLRDRPGDVAAILIPSVGCPIGCNFCSTSALFGGKGRFINFYKTGDELFDIMCDMERKLKVRSFFILDENFLLHRRRALRLLELMQDHQKGWALNVFSSARVIKSYTMEQLVGLGIIWVWMGLEGKDNHYRKLNDIDTRKLVRKLQNHGIRVLGSTIIGLENHTPENMPAMIDHAISHKTDFHQFMLYTPNPGTPLYETHKQAGTLFDESDFSLADAHGQYRFNYRHSHIANGMEGRFLIDAFTRDFESNGPSLGRLIRTMLKGWQRYQNHPDKRIRERYRWDSAPIRTTYAGAVWAMKKRLGRNRAVHHQLKILLKDLYREFGWKTRVMAPLIGIFCLAAMINEERRLTKGRAHEPDTFYEKNDAALVLEQAEVVEKKKAVRMNFPLPNPAPGSYASSKSASG, from the coding sequence ATGATGATGAACACCCCCCCGATTCACCCCCTTGGAACCCAGGCCAGGATTCTACTGTCCAGTGTTTTCGGTCCCTATGCTCAGGATGACCAATATGGAAGCAGAAAGATTAATCCCATGGAACTTTATCACAACCAGGTCACCCGCGTGCAGGGGGTGTATTCACTGCGAATGTTTCACCGCAGCTTCTCGCTTTTAATGATTCAGGCCAATATTGATGCGCCGTGTACGGTACTCGATTTTCCATCCCTTGACCGCTTTATCCGGGAAGTGAAGACCCATTCATACGATATCATCGGTGTCAGCTCCATCGGTCCGAATATTGGAAAAGTGAAAGCCATGTGTCGGTTGATTCGCGAGTATCAGCCGAATGCAACCGTGCTGGTGGGCGGCCATATTGCCTCCATGGAGAATCTTGATAAAATGGTCGAGGTGGACCGGGTCGTCAGGGGCGACGGCATTCGCTGGCTGCGGAAATTCATCGGTCAGGACCCCGAAGCACCGGTGAAGCATCCCATGGCCTACTCGGCCTTCGGGGCGCGAATCTTGGGAGTGACGCTTAGAGACAGGCCCGGAGATGTGGCGGCCATCCTCATTCCTTCAGTGGGGTGCCCCATCGGCTGTAATTTCTGTTCCACTTCCGCCCTGTTCGGTGGCAAAGGCCGGTTTATTAATTTTTATAAAACCGGAGACGAACTGTTTGATATCATGTGCGACATGGAGCGCAAACTCAAAGTGCGTTCCTTTTTCATACTGGATGAAAACTTTTTGCTTCACCGCAGGCGCGCGCTTCGCCTGCTTGAACTGATGCAGGACCATCAAAAGGGATGGGCCCTCAATGTGTTCAGCTCGGCCAGGGTGATCAAATCTTATACCATGGAGCAGCTGGTGGGACTGGGTATCATCTGGGTGTGGATGGGGCTGGAAGGAAAGGACAATCATTATCGAAAATTAAACGACATCGACACACGTAAACTGGTCAGAAAGCTACAAAACCACGGAATCCGCGTGTTGGGATCCACCATTATCGGACTGGAAAACCACACCCCGGAAAACATGCCGGCCATGATCGACCATGCCATCAGCCACAAAACCGATTTTCATCAGTTTATGCTGTATACACCCAATCCGGGAACGCCGTTATATGAAACCCATAAACAGGCAGGCACGCTGTTTGACGAATCTGACTTTTCCCTGGCGGACGCACACGGGCAGTATCGTTTTAACTACAGACATTCCCACATTGCCAACGGGATGGAAGGACGGTTTTTAATCGACGCCTTTACCCGCGACTTTGAGTCCAACGGTCCCAGTCTGGGCCGGCTGATACGGACCATGCTCAAAGGCTGGCAGCGTTACCAAAACCACCCGGATAAACGGATTCGGGAACGATATCGATGGGATAGCGCCCCCATTCGAACCACTTACGCGGGTGCGGTCTGGGCGATGAAAAAACGGCTGGGGAGAAACAGGGCGGTGCACCACCAGCTGAAAATACTTCTCAAAGATCTTTACCGGGAATTTGGCTGGAAAACGCGGGTCATGGCACCCCTCATCGGCATATTCTGCCTGGCAGCCATGATCAATGAAGAAAGACGGCTGACAAAGGGACGGGCTCATGAGCCTGACACCTTTTATGAGAAAAACGATGCCGCATTGGTTCTGGAACAGGCGGAAGTGGTAGAAAAGAAAAAAGCCGTCAGAATGAACTTTCCGTTGCCCAATCCCGCTCCCGGAAGCTATGCGTCTTCCAAATCGGCCTCTGGGTAG